A region of the Planctomycetota bacterium genome:
CCGGTAACCCGTTTCAGGGCGCAGTAAGCGCAATAGCGGGTCCAGCCGTCCTCATCAGACAGCATTTCAATCATTGTCTTGACGACATGCTTTTTTGGCGGCAGGTCAGCCAACGTCAGGATGGCCTTGCCGCGGAAATGGGGGTTGCCTTGCTTGGCCACTTCCAGCAATATCTTGGATGCCTCTTCTGTCCGGATTAATCCTAATTGCTCAATTGCGGTTTCTATCACCGGCGGTTTAGCCAGCAGCAGCCCGTTGTCTCTATCCGGAGGTAGCCGCAGTTTTATGCTCTCAAGATACTTGTTAATCGCTTCCTGGAGCACCGGCTCTTTATTGGCATTGAGCAATCCCAGTATTCTCATGCCCACGACCGTGTCAAACCCTTCGCCGTCTATCCGGACGCCTTTTCTGGTCAAATCTTTTAGGGAATCCTTGATAACCACCTCCGTATCCGCAATCATATCTTTATCCTTCAATACATACAGGGTGTATAGTCCGTAGGCCTTAAGGATTGACGGTGTTTCCGGGTTCGCGACAAGTTCCTTCAGCACATCGATATGCTTGGGCGTAAATTTCATCTGGGTTATCGCGGCGAATCTGACCTTGGTGTCATAAAGCCGGTTGGTAATAATGGACAGAAGTATCGGGGCGCCGTCATCGCCCATTTTGCTAAATACTCTTATCGCGAAGTAAAGCACCGGATATTGAAGTTTCTGGAGCTGGTTCTTGGATGTCTTTAACTCCAGGTTGTCGGCCGCTGATTTATCACCCATGGAATATAAGGCAATCCAGGCAAAATATCTGGTCACGGCCAGCTTTTTGTAAATAATCCCGTTGAGATACTTTTTGACATCCTCATTGGTCTCATTGCAGAGCAGGCCCAGTGATTGTATTACCGCCCAGAGCACGTCGCGGTTATTAGGATCGGATTCCATATAATCCATCAACGGCTTAATGGCCTGTTTATCACCCAGCAGTCCCAGGGAATAAGCGGCCATGGTTTTAAAATAGTTGTCTTTACTATTTTTTAATATATCAATTAAGGCCGGCACTATTTTGACGTCACGCCGGTTGACCAAGGCGGATAATGCCCGATTGCGGATGACTTTGTCCTTTTCGATGTTAGAAACAAAGAGATCTCTTAAAGCATTTGAAGCTTCGGGTGTATTATAATAACCAAGCAGTGCCACCGCATTTCGCCTTAACAGTGAATGTTGGCTGTTTTTAGCCGCATTTATAATATAGGGCAGGACCTCCGGGCCCAATTCTCTCAGGCGACGGCCTAAATCACAGCCTGGGAAATAGTACTCCTTGCCAAGTTCCTCGGTCATGAGCCGGTTAATCATCGTTTCAAAATGATTTCCGTTATAACTGCTGGTGCCGGAATTATTTGGGCTGGAATTATTTGTATCGGAAATAGCCGCGCCAGCGATTTCCACCGGCGGCGGTTGGGGCGCCGGGTCGCCTATGGCCTCCATTACATGGGCGGCCACCCGTTTGCCTATGGCTTTATCCCTAAGCCAGGCGCCAATCAATGCGCCCGGAAGCTCGTAAGTTGTCTTCGCCGCCATCAGGCTCGGCTGTGATATCTCAATCAGATATTCCGCGCAGGAAGATTCAGGACAAATTTCGATATACGACATGGTCTGCAGAATTGATACTATTAAATGCAGCCTGAAAACCAAGGGGACTCCAGGTATAAAAATCTCTTTCTTGCTGGGGGCTGGCACGGTTACACCGCTCAGGCTGCTTACCTGGTAAGTATCGAAAGGTATGAAGTAACTGTTGAGCATTTCTATGCCGATTAATGCCGGATCGAGCAGGTTGACCGAAGCAGTGCCGGTTTCGGTAATTTTCTCCTTTATAACCGGGCGGATTAATCCGCCCAAAAAATCATAGGTGATGCCTTCGGTTGATATGAAAGGCGGTGGAGCACTTCGGCTGGGTGGTGGTTTACCTGGTTGCGGTGGTTGTCCGGTGCCGGGATTATTAGGGTCGGTAGGCAGGGGGATAGAGTCAGGCGGCGGTGGTGGTGGTATCGGATTACCGCCGTGCGGCCCGCCGCCATGCCCCTGGGCAATATTTATCAGGATGAAAAAAGTAATTATTCCTATGGCAATTACTAATAAATATTTCATTATAATTCCTTCAGTGTGATGCGCCTTGTATGATAATAATTATAACCTTAAACTGCTATATTGTCAATAATATTCCATTATAAGATAGAATGTTTGAGCGGGCTATAATACTGCATGCGGTGCGAAAATAATTGCAACTGAACTGTAATCTTGACGGCGCTACTGTATGAGACGGTCCATTTCGATGAGGATATTTTCCCCCTGTTCATAATAGCCCTTGGGCGACTTGTCGGATTTTAGGCGTTCGATATTATCTGCTAACTTCCGGCGTGCCTGCCTGAGCGTGGCCAGCGTCTGCTCCCGCTCGGCGCCGGTTAATCTGACGCTCATATATTCCAGCGCCTCGGTCACGCTACGGGCAAAATACTGAGGGTCAATATCCATTAGATTGGCCTGATGGTATTTGAATAGATCAATCTCTTTTGTAAACCCCGCCTCGGTGAGAATCCGGAATGAATTAACCCTGACCTGGCTGTCTTCTTCAGAATAGGCGTATTGCATAAAGTAAGTCTTGAGTTCCGGCATCAGGAAGCGGGTGAATATCTTCCGGGCGGTTTCGGTATGCTTGCCTTCGTATTGCTTGAGAATTGGGAAAAGTCCGTATTTTGAGGTATCCAGTCCTTTCTTCAGCCCGGTCAGGGCGCCTGATCGTGACGCTTTCTCAAAATACGCCAGCGCTTCAGCCATCAGGTCGGAATAAATCGTGGAGTTGATAACCGTTAGCCAGTGGTAAGTGAACTCCTCCTGCGGAGTCAGGTCCTTTTTGTTAGTCAGTATCCGGAAGGCATTGACCCGCTGGTATTCCTCGGTTGACAGAAGCAATGCCTTCAGTTCGTCCTTGAATGCCTGAAAATAATAATTCTCGATGATTTTACGGGCTAGTTCGCCGCTGTGGTCAAAGGGATATGCTTTCCGCATGCCTTCCTTGGCGAAATCGGTAAAGGTTTGGTCCTTGACGTATTTATTGTCCTTGGGCAATAGCTTCAGCAATGCCTGGCGCGCCAAATGCCGTGAGCCGTCCGGCTGGGTAATGTTCAGCAGGGCGGTCTGATAGATCACCTCCTCATTTTCCGGATAACGTTGGTAGAGCTCGGTCAGTATCTGGTATGCCTTTGAGTCATGGTCGCTAAAGCCGGCCTGTATTTGGGCTATCTTATATTTTATCCGTAAAGGGGTCATATCAGCCAGGGCGCCGTATTTTTCCTCTATCTGGGTCAGGAATTTATCCAGGTCGTCATAGCGCCGGTTTTCCGCCAGGTAATCCGCGTGTTTGAGTACGGCACCCAGGAGGAGCATCGTGAATTTTACAGGATTACCACCTTTATTTTTTAATGTGGTCAGTAATTCCAGGGCATCCAGGGCTTGGCCTTTATTGATTAAA
Encoded here:
- a CDS encoding HEAT repeat domain-containing protein, with product MKYLLVIAIGIITFFILINIAQGHGGGPHGGNPIPPPPPPDSIPLPTDPNNPGTGQPPQPGKPPPSRSAPPPFISTEGITYDFLGGLIRPVIKEKITETGTASVNLLDPALIGIEMLNSYFIPFDTYQVSSLSGVTVPAPSKKEIFIPGVPLVFRLHLIVSILQTMSYIEICPESSCAEYLIEISQPSLMAAKTTYELPGALIGAWLRDKAIGKRVAAHVMEAIGDPAPQPPPVEIAGAAISDTNNSSPNNSGTSSYNGNHFETMINRLMTEELGKEYYFPGCDLGRRLRELGPEVLPYIINAAKNSQHSLLRRNAVALLGYYNTPEASNALRDLFVSNIEKDKVIRNRALSALVNRRDVKIVPALIDILKNSKDNYFKTMAAYSLGLLGDKQAIKPLMDYMESDPNNRDVLWAVIQSLGLLCNETNEDVKKYLNGIIYKKLAVTRYFAWIALYSMGDKSAADNLELKTSKNQLQKLQYPVLYFAIRVFSKMGDDGAPILLSIITNRLYDTKVRFAAITQMKFTPKHIDVLKELVANPETPSILKAYGLYTLYVLKDKDMIADTEVVIKDSLKDLTRKGVRIDGEGFDTVVGMRILGLLNANKEPVLQEAINKYLESIKLRLPPDRDNGLLLAKPPVIETAIEQLGLIRTEEASKILLEVAKQGNPHFRGKAILTLADLPPKKHVVKTMIEMLSDEDGWTRYCAYCALKRVTGQDFNCEWMYDSDTVRKETAALWKKWWAEGGSDKYK
- a CDS encoding adenylate/guanylate cyclase domain-containing protein, whose translation is MNKVLTIMFTDIKGFTERTSSQSREHLTNLLKTHDDLVAPVITKFGGKVIKTIGDAFMAAFESPTNAVLCAMLIQHKMKEYNLTAPDDAKILVRVALNAGEVQIQDKDLFGEAVNIAARIEGITEANEIYFTEAVYLAMNKSEVPSSEIGWRKLKGLPEAIKVYKVIQDENSEQYNVLIKKWRSGNFTIKDDVLIERRSRPLVYFIGVVVLALAIGAVIFYMSGQTDREFNKVDDLINKGQALDALELLTTLKNKGGNPVKFTMLLLGAVLKHADYLAENRRYDDLDKFLTQIEEKYGALADMTPLRIKYKIAQIQAGFSDHDSKAYQILTELYQRYPENEEVIYQTALLNITQPDGSRHLARQALLKLLPKDNKYVKDQTFTDFAKEGMRKAYPFDHSGELARKIIENYYFQAFKDELKALLLSTEEYQRVNAFRILTNKKDLTPQEEFTYHWLTVINSTIYSDLMAEALAYFEKASRSGALTGLKKGLDTSKYGLFPILKQYEGKHTETARKIFTRFLMPELKTYFMQYAYSEEDSQVRVNSFRILTEAGFTKEIDLFKYHQANLMDIDPQYFARSVTEALEYMSVRLTGAEREQTLATLRQARRKLADNIERLKSDKSPKGYYEQGENILIEMDRLIQ